One window from the genome of Rufibacter tibetensis encodes:
- the yihA gene encoding ribosome biogenesis GTP-binding protein YihA/YsxC, whose amino-acid sequence MVIKEAKFVTSNTRADLCPQTELPEYAFIGRSNVGKSSLINMLTNRLKLAKTSSFPGKTQLINHFLINDNWYLVDLPGYGWAKVSKDSREQWRKMILHYLKNRQNLACVFVLIDSRLPPQKPDLEFIELLGTMGIPFVLIFTKTDKQTGTKTDANIAVFMKTLQETWEELPMYMKSSSSSKEGREEILNFIASVNQRYQEEH is encoded by the coding sequence ATGGTCATCAAAGAAGCAAAGTTCGTTACCAGTAATACCCGCGCTGACTTGTGCCCGCAAACTGAATTGCCGGAGTATGCGTTTATTGGGCGGTCAAATGTAGGCAAGTCGTCGCTCATCAACATGCTTACCAACCGGCTCAAATTAGCCAAAACGTCTTCGTTCCCGGGCAAAACCCAACTTATAAACCACTTCCTGATCAATGACAACTGGTACCTGGTAGACTTACCTGGGTATGGCTGGGCTAAGGTAAGCAAAGATTCACGGGAACAATGGAGAAAGATGATTTTGCACTATTTAAAAAATCGTCAGAATCTAGCATGCGTGTTTGTGCTGATAGATTCCCGCCTCCCCCCTCAAAAACCGGATTTAGAGTTTATAGAACTTCTGGGAACCATGGGTATCCCATTTGTGCTTATCTTCACGAAGACTGATAAGCAAACTGGCACGAAAACTGATGCCAATATAGCGGTCTTCATGAAAACACTTCAGGAAACCTGGGAAGAGTTGCCTATGTACATGAAAAGCTCCTCCTCCTCTAAAGAAGGACGGGAAGAGATTCTTAATTTCATAGCCAGCGTGAACCAACGGTATCAGGAAGAGCATTAA
- a CDS encoding energy transducer TonB: protein MKFKHFAAAALFTFFAAGTVSAQTTKPAAATKATTQTGKLPVADHYPGGQDSLIAHIQRNIQYPALAKRNRVMGTCLIHFTLKEDGAITNAKILKEVGGGTGQEALRVVKLLKFKAPGYSEQYSVPVNFKL, encoded by the coding sequence ATGAAATTTAAACACTTTGCGGCTGCGGCCCTTTTCACCTTCTTTGCAGCAGGTACGGTTTCGGCACAAACCACCAAGCCTGCGGCTGCCACTAAGGCTACAACTCAGACCGGCAAATTGCCGGTAGCGGACCATTATCCCGGAGGACAGGATTCCTTGATTGCTCATATACAGCGCAACATTCAGTATCCGGCTCTGGCAAAACGGAACCGCGTCATGGGCACCTGCCTCATCCACTTTACATTAAAGGAGGACGGGGCCATCACCAATGCTAAAATCCTGAAGGAAGTAGGCGGCGGTACCGGCCAGGAAGCCTTAAGGGTGGTAAAACTGCTTAAATTCAAGGCTCCCGGGTACAGCGAACAATACAGCGTGCCCGTAAACTTCAAACTCTAA
- a CDS encoding DUF5606 family protein, translating into MPFDLKEIASISGMPGLYRIVAPTRNGIIVESLTEKPTRSVAQARNRVSILQEISMYTNDEESTVPLADIFDRIRKQYGSELPVTPKSSTQELSSFLESVLPDYDQERVYASDMKKLAQWYLIVNQFVPYTEEAATDAATSGDSQESASAAE; encoded by the coding sequence ATGCCATTTGACCTGAAAGAGATCGCTTCTATTTCCGGTATGCCGGGCCTCTACAGAATTGTAGCTCCTACCCGCAATGGAATCATTGTAGAAAGTCTCACTGAGAAACCAACCCGCAGCGTTGCGCAGGCTAGAAACCGGGTGTCTATTCTACAGGAAATCTCCATGTACACCAATGATGAAGAATCTACCGTGCCGTTAGCTGACATCTTTGACAGAATCAGAAAACAGTACGGCTCTGAACTGCCGGTGACACCAAAATCAAGCACCCAGGAATTATCTTCATTCTTAGAATCGGTTCTTCCAGACTATGATCAGGAGCGGGTATACGCGTCTGACATGAAGAAACTGGCCCAGTGGTATCTGATTGTAAACCAATTTGTGCCATACACAGAAGAAGCTGCTACAGATGCTGCTACCTCTGGAGATTCCCAAGAAAGTGCCTCTGCTGCAGAGTAA
- the fbp gene encoding class 1 fructose-bisphosphatase, producing the protein MTLKENLALPVGTTLDRFIMRKQEDFPYATGELSQLLRDIALAAKIVNRAINHAGLTDIGGAYGKQNVQGEDQQKLDVVANIRFIRALRNGGEVCAIISEEEEEVIHTGNNNGKYIVAIDPLDGSSNIDVNVSIGTIFSIYRRISEIGTEATMEDFYQKGTEQVAAGYVIYGSSTMLVYTTGCGVNGFTYETSLGEFFLSHPNITTPQNGNIYSVNEGGFNHFPESIKHYVELCRVRNYAARYIGSLVADFHRNLLKGGIYLYPNTLKSPGGKLRLLYECNALAFLVEQAGGKASNGSQRILEIQPSELHQRCTFYIGSKEMVDEVENLMVARERPVRSSMLV; encoded by the coding sequence ATGACACTAAAAGAGAATTTAGCCCTTCCAGTTGGCACTACGCTAGACAGATTTATTATGCGGAAACAAGAGGATTTCCCATATGCCACTGGTGAATTATCTCAGTTATTACGTGATATTGCGTTGGCTGCAAAAATAGTAAACCGGGCCATAAACCACGCAGGGCTTACAGATATAGGTGGAGCATACGGAAAGCAGAATGTGCAGGGAGAAGACCAGCAGAAATTAGATGTAGTAGCCAATATCCGGTTCATACGCGCTTTGCGGAACGGGGGCGAAGTTTGCGCCATCATTTCTGAGGAAGAAGAAGAGGTGATTCATACCGGAAACAACAACGGGAAATACATTGTGGCTATTGACCCCTTGGATGGGTCTTCTAACATTGACGTGAACGTGTCCATTGGGACTATCTTCTCTATTTACCGCCGCATTTCTGAAATAGGCACTGAAGCCACCATGGAAGATTTCTACCAGAAAGGAACCGAGCAAGTAGCGGCTGGTTACGTGATCTATGGCTCCAGCACCATGCTGGTGTATACCACCGGTTGCGGTGTAAACGGATTCACCTATGAAACTTCATTAGGCGAGTTCTTCCTTTCGCACCCAAATATCACCACGCCTCAAAATGGTAATATATATTCAGTGAACGAAGGCGGGTTTAACCACTTCCCTGAAAGCATTAAACACTATGTAGAGCTTTGCCGCGTACGGAATTACGCCGCCCGTTACATTGGTTCTTTGGTGGCTGATTTCCACCGCAACTTGCTAAAAGGGGGTATTTACCTGTACCCCAATACCCTGAAATCACCAGGCGGGAAGTTGAGATTGCTGTACGAGTGCAATGCCCTGGCTTTCCTGGTAGAACAAGCTGGCGGAAAAGCCTCCAACGGAAGCCAACGCATTCTGGAGATACAGCCTTCAGAACTGCACCAGCGCTGCACCTTCTACATCGGGTCTAAAGAAATGGTAGACGAAGTAGAGAATTTAATGGTCGCTAGAGAGAGACCCGTTAGATCTTCTATGCTGGTTTAA
- a CDS encoding aspartate kinase, which produces MIVYKFGGASVKDAVAFRNIFHILSLLQDQEKPVVVVSAMGKTTNALEHTFKLAHQGLSYSEPLLEIQQYHQSNVQNLFPSGNHPVYKALQEQFSSLENTLQQVRPQEDFDQQYDQVISVGELLSSVILHHFLSSQGYQNHWLDCREYVRTDATWREGRVDWERTENQISQHLPSILENSPVITQGFIGGTTDGSTTTLGREGSDFSAAIFAYCLQAASLTIWKDVPGLLNADPKLFKDTIRYEEIAYQEAIEMAYYGASVIHPKTVQPLAKRCIPLHVKSFLHPDKPGTVIWNCQHDRIAPSFILKQNQCLLSFHTKDFGFISEQHLSSIFQALSQHRLKINLMQNSAISFSTCVDADKTRVEAVRAQLADEFVILYNEPLHLFTIKNYDQPSLEKLTHGKEILLEQRSRQTYQFICRPTGDFPH; this is translated from the coding sequence ATGATAGTTTACAAATTTGGAGGCGCCTCCGTAAAAGATGCCGTGGCATTCAGAAACATCTTCCACATCTTGTCCTTATTACAAGATCAGGAAAAGCCTGTGGTTGTAGTATCTGCCATGGGCAAGACTACTAATGCGCTGGAGCATACCTTCAAACTTGCCCATCAGGGACTAAGCTATTCTGAGCCTTTACTGGAAATACAGCAGTACCATCAAAGCAATGTGCAGAATTTATTTCCTTCAGGTAATCACCCGGTATATAAAGCACTGCAAGAGCAATTTTCTTCTTTGGAAAACACGCTACAGCAGGTCAGGCCCCAGGAAGATTTTGATCAACAATATGATCAGGTAATCAGCGTGGGCGAGCTTCTGTCAAGCGTGATTCTTCACCACTTTTTAAGCAGCCAAGGATATCAGAATCACTGGCTAGATTGCCGGGAGTACGTCCGGACAGATGCTACCTGGCGTGAGGGTCGGGTAGACTGGGAACGGACCGAAAATCAGATTTCCCAACACTTGCCTTCTATTCTGGAGAACAGCCCCGTTATCACCCAAGGATTCATTGGCGGCACTACAGACGGAAGCACCACCACACTAGGCCGCGAAGGCTCTGATTTTAGTGCCGCCATTTTCGCGTACTGCTTGCAAGCTGCCTCCCTAACCATCTGGAAAGATGTGCCCGGCTTACTCAACGCTGATCCTAAGCTATTTAAGGATACCATAAGATACGAAGAAATTGCGTACCAAGAAGCAATTGAGATGGCTTATTATGGCGCTTCGGTCATTCATCCCAAAACCGTTCAACCCCTTGCCAAGCGCTGCATCCCCCTGCACGTGAAATCATTCCTGCACCCAGATAAGCCCGGCACCGTCATCTGGAACTGCCAGCACGACCGTATTGCACCCTCTTTTATCTTAAAGCAGAACCAATGTTTGCTCTCCTTCCACACCAAAGACTTCGGGTTTATCTCTGAGCAACACTTAAGCAGCATTTTCCAGGCCTTGAGCCAGCACCGCCTCAAGATTAACCTGATGCAGAATTCAGCTATTTCCTTCTCTACCTGCGTGGATGCAGACAAAACCCGAGTGGAAGCAGTGAGAGCACAGTTAGCAGATGAGTTTGTCATTTTATATAATGAGCCACTGCATCTGTTCACCATTAAGAACTACGACCAACCCAGCCTGGAAAAACTAACCCACGGCAAGGAGATTCTTCTGGAGCAGCGCAGCAGACAAACGTACCAGTTCATCTGCCGGCCTACCGGGGACTTTCCTCACTAA
- a CDS encoding peroxiredoxin — protein MAVLVGKKAPSFKATAVVDLEFEEDFSLDQYIGKQHVLFYFYPMDFTFVCPTEIIAFQDRLEEFTRKGVAVVGCSTDSHQSHWAWLNTPRERGGIEGVTYPLVADATKTISANYDVLAGHYDYNEEGEMIFVGEPVAYRGLFLIDKQGIVRHQVVNDLPLGRSIDEALRMVDALQYFEEKGEVCPANWEEGKEAMQATHEGVSTYLASH, from the coding sequence ATGGCAGTATTAGTAGGTAAAAAAGCACCATCTTTCAAAGCTACTGCGGTAGTAGATTTAGAGTTTGAAGAGGACTTTTCTTTAGATCAATACATTGGAAAACAACACGTATTGTTCTATTTCTATCCAATGGACTTCACGTTTGTGTGCCCTACAGAAATCATCGCGTTTCAGGACCGTTTAGAAGAATTTACCCGTAAAGGCGTAGCCGTAGTGGGTTGCTCTACTGACTCGCACCAATCGCACTGGGCTTGGTTGAACACCCCACGTGAAAGAGGCGGTATTGAAGGCGTAACGTACCCATTAGTAGCCGATGCTACCAAAACCATTTCTGCCAACTATGATGTGCTGGCTGGTCATTATGACTACAATGAGGAAGGCGAGATGATCTTTGTAGGTGAGCCAGTAGCTTACCGTGGTCTGTTCCTGATTGACAAACAAGGCATTGTGCGCCACCAGGTAGTAAATGACCTGCCACTTGGCCGTAGCATTGACGAAGCCCTTAGAATGGTAGACGCTCTGCAGTACTTTGAAGAAAAAGGCGAAGTTTGTCCTGCCAACTGGGAAGAAGGCAAAGAAGCCATGCAAGCTACCCACGAGGGAGTTTCTACTTACCTGGCTAGCCACTAA
- a CDS encoding 3-deoxy-D-manno-octulosonic acid transferase, which produces MSKILYEVGVRAYGLGVRLAAPFHPKAAQWVNGRKGVFEEIGLKLQNNKAPVAWFHCASLGEFEQGRPLIEAFRERFPEHKIVLTFFSPSGYEVRKNYAGADFIFYLPLDTAENARRFLHLVKPQLAVFVKYEFWHHYTHALRKRHIPLFSISAIFRSNQVYFQKTGSFYRRILERFTHIYTQNLESAQLLASIDFTRVSMAGDTRVDRVLQNAKNAAPIPIAQAFKENAPVMVIGSSWPEDLKILLPFMQDQLPNLKFILAPHEIKDKELTEIEEQFPGKAIRYSQADPASVAGFRILLIDNIGMLSSLYQYATYAYVGGAFGKGLHNTLEPAAFGPPIFFGPKYEKFQEAIDLVEAGAAFCIRSSQDLNKKVSKFQEHPSSLEKVRSITQNYLKKQAGATDHILTSLEYWLPSRKV; this is translated from the coding sequence ATGTCAAAGATTCTTTATGAAGTAGGTGTGCGGGCCTATGGGCTAGGAGTACGTTTGGCAGCTCCCTTCCACCCTAAAGCAGCCCAGTGGGTAAATGGTCGCAAAGGAGTTTTTGAAGAAATAGGGCTAAAACTGCAGAACAACAAGGCCCCAGTGGCTTGGTTTCATTGCGCCAGTCTAGGTGAGTTTGAACAGGGCCGACCATTAATAGAAGCTTTCCGGGAGCGGTTTCCTGAGCACAAGATTGTTCTTACCTTTTTCTCCCCATCTGGGTACGAAGTCCGGAAGAACTATGCTGGGGCGGATTTCATCTTCTACCTACCTTTAGACACCGCCGAAAACGCCCGCAGGTTTCTGCACCTGGTAAAACCACAGTTAGCCGTTTTTGTAAAATATGAGTTCTGGCATCACTACACCCATGCCTTACGGAAGCGCCACATTCCTTTATTTTCCATCTCGGCTATTTTCAGATCCAATCAGGTTTACTTCCAGAAAACGGGAAGCTTTTACCGCCGCATCTTAGAACGCTTCACTCATATTTATACCCAAAACCTGGAATCGGCTCAGTTGTTGGCCAGTATTGACTTTACCAGGGTAAGCATGGCGGGTGATACGCGCGTAGACAGGGTTCTGCAAAACGCCAAAAACGCGGCACCTATTCCTATTGCCCAAGCCTTCAAAGAGAATGCCCCCGTTATGGTAATTGGCAGCAGTTGGCCCGAGGACCTGAAAATACTCCTCCCCTTCATGCAGGACCAACTGCCTAACCTCAAGTTCATCCTGGCCCCGCATGAGATCAAGGACAAGGAATTAACAGAGATTGAAGAACAGTTTCCAGGAAAAGCCATCCGGTACTCACAGGCTGATCCTGCCTCAGTGGCTGGGTTCCGGATTCTGCTGATTGACAACATCGGCATGCTGTCCAGTTTATACCAATATGCCACCTATGCCTATGTGGGTGGCGCCTTTGGGAAAGGCCTGCATAACACCCTGGAACCGGCGGCCTTTGGGCCTCCCATTTTCTTTGGGCCTAAGTATGAAAAATTTCAGGAGGCAATTGATCTGGTAGAGGCAGGTGCAGCTTTCTGCATTCGTTCCTCCCAAGACCTCAACAAGAAGGTGTCTAAATTCCAGGAACACCCCTCTTCTTTGGAAAAAGTTCGGTCCATAACTCAAAACTACTTGAAGAAACAGGCTGGGGCTACAGACCATATCTTAACATCTTTAGAATATTGGTTACCTTCGCGCAAGGTATGA
- the rsgA gene encoding ribosome small subunit-dependent GTPase A: MTGTVVKSTGSWYLVRAHAEGQLYKCRLRGKFKNKGLKVSNPIAVGDEVTLEPEGGEHQGVITDIKPRRNYIIRKSTHKAHHAHIVASNLDQAFLVVTLVSPRTSFGFIDRFLVTAEAYSIPATLLFNKLDLYDGEALGYLEQVMGLYKQVGYPCFPCSAQTGEGIAEIEGLLADKTTLFTGHSGVGKSTLVNSLVPDLDIKTSEISAFSDKGVHTTTFAEMFEVGANTYLIDTPGIKELGVVEMKKEEIGHYFPEMRERLNKCKYHNCVHINEPGCAVQDAVKKGKIALPRYESYLSLLQNDDSHR; this comes from the coding sequence ATGACAGGGACAGTAGTAAAATCAACGGGCTCTTGGTATTTGGTTCGCGCTCACGCAGAGGGGCAGCTGTACAAATGCCGCCTGCGCGGAAAATTCAAGAACAAAGGCTTAAAAGTAAGTAACCCAATTGCCGTAGGCGATGAAGTTACCCTGGAACCCGAGGGAGGCGAGCACCAAGGCGTCATCACCGATATCAAACCCCGCCGCAACTACATTATCCGGAAGTCTACCCACAAGGCGCACCATGCCCATATTGTGGCCTCTAACCTAGACCAGGCCTTTCTGGTAGTGACACTAGTGTCGCCGCGCACGTCTTTTGGTTTTATAGACCGTTTTCTGGTCACCGCTGAGGCGTATAGTATTCCGGCAACACTCCTCTTCAACAAACTGGATCTGTACGATGGCGAAGCTCTCGGTTATCTGGAACAGGTCATGGGCCTGTATAAGCAAGTGGGCTACCCTTGTTTTCCTTGCTCGGCACAAACTGGTGAGGGCATTGCTGAAATTGAAGGCTTGCTCGCCGATAAAACCACCTTGTTTACGGGCCATTCCGGGGTAGGGAAAAGTACCTTGGTCAACTCCTTGGTACCCGACCTGGACATCAAGACCTCAGAAATATCGGCATTCTCAGACAAAGGCGTGCACACCACCACCTTTGCTGAAATGTTTGAAGTGGGTGCCAACACGTACCTGATTGACACGCCTGGCATTAAAGAACTGGGCGTGGTGGAAATGAAGAAGGAAGAAATTGGTCACTATTTTCCTGAAATGCGCGAACGGCTGAACAAATGCAAGTACCACAACTGCGTGCACATCAATGAACCCGGATGTGCGGTGCAAGACGCCGTTAAAAAAGGAAAGATCGCCCTTCCCCGCTACGAAAGCTACCTAAGCCTCCTCCAGAACGACGACTCGCACCGGTAA
- a CDS encoding NUDIX hydrolase, which produces MEYLATFDQLNQPLFQNLSRREVHKIGYWHRTVQIYVLHPEKGYLCHRRSSSKDLFPSLWDISIGGHLGPEETYLDCAVRELSEELGIAVQPEKLEFVKVVTIDGKDEKAGLLDREHAGIFLYHTSLNAEDFTVQQEEVEEVEYLSMPKLRADLQSTSPSRNYIPLQEHFLHILSLLEEHQNRAG; this is translated from the coding sequence ATGGAGTATTTAGCCACCTTTGACCAGCTCAACCAGCCTTTGTTCCAGAACCTATCTCGGCGTGAAGTTCATAAAATAGGCTATTGGCACAGAACAGTGCAGATTTACGTGTTGCACCCAGAAAAGGGTTACCTCTGCCATAGGCGGAGCTCATCTAAAGACTTGTTTCCCTCGCTCTGGGACATCAGCATTGGTGGTCACCTGGGCCCGGAAGAAACCTATCTGGACTGTGCCGTGCGGGAGTTGTCTGAAGAATTAGGAATTGCGGTACAGCCCGAGAAGCTTGAATTTGTTAAAGTAGTCACTATTGATGGGAAAGATGAAAAAGCGGGGTTGCTGGACAGGGAGCACGCGGGTATTTTTCTTTACCATACCAGCTTAAACGCAGAAGATTTTACCGTTCAGCAGGAGGAAGTGGAAGAGGTGGAATATCTCTCAATGCCTAAGCTACGGGCTGACCTGCAAAGCACTTCGCCTAGCAGGAACTATATTCCTTTACAAGAACACTTTCTGCATATTCTATCGCTGTTGGAAGAGCACCAGAACAGGGCAGGATAG
- a CDS encoding peptidylprolyl isomerase, with the protein MKTAEIHTQKGVMKVEFYEKDAPKTVENFTKLAKDGFYDGLTFHRVLPDFVIQGGCPNSREGAKGMAGTGGPGYKIDCEISGGNQYHDRGVLSMAHAGRNTGGSQFFICHSRNNTAHLDRNHTCFGKVVEGLEVIDAIKAGDRIEKIVVNEA; encoded by the coding sequence ATGAAAACTGCAGAAATCCATACCCAAAAGGGCGTTATGAAAGTAGAATTCTACGAGAAAGATGCCCCTAAAACAGTTGAGAACTTCACCAAACTGGCAAAAGACGGCTTCTATGATGGCCTTACTTTTCACCGTGTTCTTCCTGATTTCGTGATACAGGGAGGTTGCCCTAACTCTCGCGAGGGCGCCAAAGGAATGGCCGGAACTGGTGGACCAGGTTACAAAATTGACTGCGAAATCTCAGGTGGAAACCAGTACCACGACCGTGGCGTGTTGTCAATGGCCCACGCTGGCCGCAACACCGGTGGCTCACAGTTCTTCATCTGCCATAGCCGCAATAACACCGCCCACTTAGACCGCAACCACACCTGCTTCGGGAAAGTGGTGGAAGGTTTGGAAGTAATTGATGCCATCAAAGCCGGTGATAGAATTGAGAAGATTGTAGTGAACGAAGCATAA
- a CDS encoding sigma 54-interacting transcriptional regulator has protein sequence MLYTDIPAEQLHKIKTLGQLKAAGYEPRSVKEELRANLIQKLSSGEEVFPGIFGYEETVIPDLQRAILSRHHINLLGLRGQAKTRIARLLVQLLDEYVPVVAGSELNDDPLQPLSRFALDQIAHHGDDTPVSWLHRDERYTEKLATPDVSVADLIGDADPIKAATLKLPYSDERVIHFGLIPRAHRGIFVINELPDLQARIQVSLFNILQEGDIQIRGFKIRLPLDIQFVFTANPEDYTNRGSIVTPLKDRIDSQIITHYPKNIETGKRITKQEARITRVQKERVIGHELIHDLVEQIAFEARESEYVDAKSGVSARLTISAYENVVSAAERRVLLNADSQTHVRIADFLAAVPAVTGKVELVYEGEQEGAGGVAYRLMGKAIRTQFLHYFPDPDKFKKQKEKDPYKKVTAWFSDGHTLDLLNDASDAEYKRELNQVPGLSEVVNKFQPTPQSDTEHLFWMEFCLHGLAEYSLISRNRLIAGLQFKDLLSSMFSGGDFSLTEDEDDDDDNDRF, from the coding sequence ATGCTTTATACCGATATACCTGCAGAGCAACTGCACAAGATTAAGACCCTGGGCCAACTAAAGGCCGCCGGCTATGAGCCGCGAAGTGTGAAAGAAGAACTGCGCGCCAACCTCATTCAGAAACTGAGCAGCGGCGAGGAAGTGTTTCCGGGCATCTTCGGGTACGAGGAAACGGTTATTCCAGACCTGCAGCGCGCTATCCTGAGCCGTCACCACATAAACCTGCTGGGTTTGCGTGGTCAGGCCAAAACCCGTATTGCGCGGCTTCTGGTGCAGCTCTTAGACGAGTACGTGCCCGTAGTCGCTGGTTCTGAGTTGAACGATGATCCGTTGCAGCCGCTATCCCGTTTCGCCCTGGACCAGATTGCCCACCACGGTGATGACACGCCTGTTAGCTGGCTCCACCGCGATGAACGCTACACCGAAAAATTGGCCACTCCTGACGTATCGGTGGCGGACTTGATTGGTGATGCGGACCCCATCAAAGCAGCCACTTTGAAACTGCCTTACTCAGATGAACGCGTGATCCACTTTGGTTTGATCCCGAGAGCGCATCGCGGTATTTTCGTGATCAACGAATTACCCGATTTGCAGGCCCGTATCCAAGTGTCGTTGTTCAATATCTTGCAGGAAGGCGACATACAGATCAGAGGGTTCAAAATCAGGCTTCCGCTGGACATCCAGTTCGTATTCACGGCTAACCCTGAAGACTACACCAACCGGGGTTCCATTGTAACGCCGCTCAAAGACCGGATTGACAGCCAGATTATCACCCACTATCCTAAAAACATAGAGACGGGTAAGCGCATCACCAAGCAGGAGGCGCGTATTACCCGGGTGCAGAAAGAGCGAGTAATTGGCCATGAACTCATCCATGACTTGGTGGAGCAAATTGCGTTTGAGGCCCGTGAAAGCGAGTACGTAGATGCCAAAAGTGGCGTGTCGGCTCGCTTAACTATCTCAGCTTATGAAAACGTGGTAAGCGCTGCCGAAAGACGCGTGCTCCTTAACGCTGATTCCCAAACCCACGTCCGCATTGCTGATTTCCTGGCCGCGGTACCAGCCGTGACAGGTAAAGTGGAGTTGGTATACGAAGGTGAGCAGGAAGGTGCTGGCGGAGTGGCGTACCGATTGATGGGGAAAGCCATCAGAACCCAGTTCCTGCACTACTTCCCAGACCCAGACAAGTTCAAAAAGCAGAAAGAGAAAGATCCTTACAAGAAAGTGACGGCCTGGTTCTCAGACGGACATACGCTTGACTTGCTCAATGATGCCTCAGACGCGGAATACAAACGCGAGCTGAACCAGGTGCCGGGTCTTTCTGAAGTAGTGAATAAATTTCAGCCTACCCCACAAAGCGATACGGAGCACCTTTTCTGGATGGAGTTCTGCCTACACGGTTTGGCCGAGTACAGCCTTATCTCCCGTAACCGTCTCATCGCTGGCCTTCAGTTCAAAGACCTACTTAGCAGCATGTTCTCCGGTGGTGACTTCAGCTTAACCGAAGACGAGGACGATGATGACGATAATGACCGCTTCTAA
- a CDS encoding vWA domain-containing protein, producing MAAGYRFTNFVPEEPKDKGFESLLQIFLQLITLTAGDVAEAMSWMSELDKRYNLTDDSYGLGDFFEDLKKNGYIEDKGPDGQFKLQAKGEQKIRKSALEEIFGKLKKGGRGNHTTPKTGIGDEASADRREFRFGDAPEQIELTESIRNAQIQHGIADDFFLTEQDLEVTEREHKSQTSTVLMIDISHSMILYGEDRITPAKKVAMALAELVKLKYPKDNLDIIVFGNDAWQITVKDLPYLMVGPYHTNTVAGLELAMDLLRRRKTTNKQIFMITDGKPTCLKEGLKYYKNSFGLDRKVVNKTLNLAAQCRRLGIPITTFMIASDPYLKQFVEEFTQVNNGQAYYSSLKGLGDLVFQDYGRNKKKRM from the coding sequence ATGGCAGCCGGATATAGATTTACCAATTTCGTTCCGGAGGAACCCAAGGACAAAGGCTTTGAATCTTTGCTCCAGATCTTCCTCCAACTCATTACCCTTACCGCCGGAGACGTGGCCGAAGCCATGTCCTGGATGAGTGAGTTAGACAAACGCTACAACCTCACCGACGATTCGTACGGTTTAGGTGACTTTTTCGAAGACCTTAAGAAAAACGGGTACATAGAGGACAAAGGCCCCGATGGGCAGTTCAAGTTGCAGGCCAAAGGCGAGCAGAAGATCAGGAAAAGCGCGCTGGAAGAGATTTTTGGGAAACTGAAAAAAGGCGGCCGCGGAAACCATACCACCCCTAAAACGGGTATTGGCGACGAGGCCTCGGCAGACCGCCGCGAGTTCCGCTTCGGGGATGCGCCTGAGCAGATTGAGCTAACGGAGTCTATCCGGAATGCGCAGATTCAGCACGGCATTGCCGATGATTTTTTCCTCACCGAGCAGGATTTGGAGGTAACAGAGCGCGAGCATAAATCGCAGACCAGCACGGTGCTCATGATTGATATCTCACACTCCATGATCCTGTACGGTGAGGACCGCATCACGCCCGCCAAGAAAGTGGCCATGGCCCTGGCCGAATTGGTGAAACTCAAGTACCCCAAAGACAACCTGGACATCATTGTGTTCGGGAACGATGCCTGGCAGATTACGGTGAAAGATTTGCCGTACCTTATGGTAGGGCCGTACCACACCAACACCGTGGCGGGTCTGGAACTGGCCATGGATTTGCTGCGCCGCCGGAAGACCACCAACAAGCAGATCTTCATGATCACCGACGGGAAACCAACGTGTCTCAAAGAAGGCCTGAAGTACTACAAAAACAGCTTCGGGCTGGATAGGAAAGTGGTGAACAAAACTTTGAACCTGGCCGCGCAGTGCAGAAGATTAGGCATTCCCATCACCACATTTATGATTGCTTCAGATCCGTACCTTAAGCAGTTTGTAGAAGAGTTTACCCAGGTAAATAACGGGCAAGCTTATTACAGCAGTCTCAAAGGATTGGGTGACCTGGTGTTCCAGGATTACGGCCGAAACAAAAAGAAGCGCATGTAG